In the genome of Nocardia sp. NBC_00416, one region contains:
- a CDS encoding TetR/AcrR family transcriptional regulator, whose protein sequence is MVYRPTEKTRAAQAQRRAALLGEATELVATSGFAAATVKAIAERSGLGVGTVYSYFDGNADLLAAVFRASADRELAVVRAAVDGADGAPARLRALVETFSIRAIRGRQMAWSLLFEPVDPRIDAERLTYRAAYHRLTTEILREGIAAGVFPDQHLGVTAAALIGAISESLTGRLSPTHAVTNDEDADDRGIVEAIMRFCFHGTGYTGDDARRSPGSAYSNRRIEGTPS, encoded by the coding sequence GTGGTGTACCGGCCGACCGAGAAGACGCGCGCCGCGCAGGCGCAACGGCGGGCAGCGCTCCTCGGTGAGGCCACCGAACTGGTGGCGACCAGCGGATTCGCCGCGGCGACCGTCAAGGCGATCGCCGAGCGCAGCGGACTCGGCGTCGGCACGGTCTACTCCTACTTCGACGGCAACGCCGACCTGCTCGCGGCTGTCTTCCGGGCCAGTGCGGATCGGGAGCTCGCCGTGGTGCGGGCGGCGGTCGACGGAGCCGACGGCGCGCCCGCGCGATTGCGCGCCCTGGTCGAGACGTTCTCGATACGCGCGATCCGCGGCAGGCAGATGGCCTGGTCGCTGCTCTTCGAGCCCGTCGATCCGCGAATCGACGCCGAGCGCCTGACCTACCGGGCCGCTTACCACCGGCTGACCACCGAGATCCTGCGCGAGGGCATCGCGGCGGGGGTGTTCCCCGACCAGCATCTCGGCGTTACGGCGGCCGCGCTGATCGGCGCCATCAGCGAATCGCTCACCGGCAGGCTCTCGCCGACTCATGCGGTGACGAACGACGAGGACGCCGATGATCGCGGGATCGTCGAGGCGATCATGCGTTTCTGTTTCCACGGCACCGGCTACACCGGCGATGACGCCCGACGCTCACCGGGCTCCGCCTACTCGAATCGACGTATCGAAGGGACACCCTCATGA
- a CDS encoding TetR family transcriptional regulator — translation MDGPGEVDAAARILDTVVEIIEADGYDAVQLRTVAKRARVSLTTIYGLHSSRDELILAAVEAWMAGNAYTDLSPHPQHEPLPDGLMRLVRRVFQPWERSPRMAHAFYRARATPGGNRLDSQGFEAVLPAAGHLLAGLDRDYVADIALVLINLCYAMVGRLVDGTADVPTILLSLERVVHRLTSDNSQLATHRSAAEPDTTPSLDFSLFSLFGPGFAEPSGHTADHNTADHNGDRPDPAAIDP, via the coding sequence GTGGATGGCCCCGGCGAGGTGGACGCGGCAGCAAGAATCCTCGATACCGTGGTCGAGATCATCGAGGCCGACGGCTACGACGCGGTGCAGCTGCGGACGGTCGCCAAACGTGCCCGGGTGTCGCTGACGACCATCTACGGTCTGCACAGCAGCCGCGACGAACTCATCCTGGCGGCGGTCGAGGCGTGGATGGCCGGCAATGCCTACACCGATTTGTCGCCCCACCCACAGCACGAGCCCCTGCCCGACGGTTTGATGCGGCTCGTTCGGCGGGTGTTCCAGCCCTGGGAGCGGAGCCCGCGTATGGCGCATGCCTTCTACCGCGCCCGCGCTACACCCGGCGGGAATCGATTGGACAGCCAAGGATTCGAAGCCGTTCTGCCCGCCGCCGGACACCTGCTCGCCGGTCTGGATCGCGACTATGTCGCCGATATCGCGCTGGTCCTGATCAACCTGTGTTATGCGATGGTCGGCCGGTTGGTCGACGGGACGGCCGACGTTCCCACGATTCTGTTGTCGCTCGAACGCGTGGTCCACCGGCTGACGAGCGACAATTCACAGCTGGCGACCCACAGGTCGGCCGCTGAACCGGATACGACCCCGTCGCTGGACTTTTCCCTCTTCTCATTGTTCGGACCGGGCTTCGCGGAGCCGAGCGGGCACACAGCCGACCACAACACAGCCGACCACAACGGCGACCGGCCCGACCCCGCGGCGATCGACCCGTAA
- a CDS encoding sulfatase-like hydrolase/transferase, which translates to MGAARSVRRSLCATVAVLLTAAGCVSAASAAPEHGDRRPNVVMILADDLDAATTPVWEAMPRTAALIRDRGMEFTDAFAPMPICCAARASILTGEYGHNTGVLTNAGEVGGFETFRARGNESHTIATALHDAGYRTGMAGKYLNGLEDDPGHIPPGWDDWNAGVDNFLYSGYNYTLNENGTFVKYGVTPQDYETDVIRAKSERFITDAAASGQPFFWYAVSTSPHFPIPPAPRHLPDTRPTASPRSPNYQEPDVSDKPSWLIDTAGARAATIAATNDVDYTNRLGALKSLDDMVSGIVDTLARTGELDNTYLVFTSDNGYSLGAHRLTQKMAPYEESMRVPLAIAGPGIRPGRSAAMALSIDLAPTLFDWAGVPISGRVDGRSLAPVLSGDTSGWRDDFAAEYGGPGDDGRDGIAQEQIPGTDSPLVYVLDMPSWSAVRTASYLYVRWYERERPLDQREYELYDLRADPYQLTNLIKTPAGRATHAAVVADLDRRLATLTTCAGSTCR; encoded by the coding sequence ATGGGTGCTGCTCGTTCTGTGCGTAGGTCGCTGTGCGCGACCGTCGCGGTGCTGCTGACGGCGGCCGGGTGTGTATCCGCGGCGTCGGCCGCGCCGGAACACGGTGACCGGCGGCCGAACGTCGTGATGATTCTCGCCGACGATCTGGACGCGGCCACCACGCCGGTGTGGGAGGCGATGCCGCGCACCGCGGCGCTGATCCGCGATCGCGGGATGGAATTCACCGACGCTTTCGCGCCCATGCCGATCTGCTGCGCCGCCCGCGCGTCCATCCTGACCGGCGAATACGGGCACAACACCGGTGTCCTCACCAATGCCGGCGAGGTCGGCGGCTTCGAGACTTTCCGGGCCCGCGGCAACGAATCCCACACCATCGCCACCGCCCTGCACGACGCCGGGTACCGGACCGGTATGGCCGGGAAATACCTCAACGGGCTCGAGGACGACCCCGGCCACATCCCGCCCGGCTGGGACGACTGGAACGCCGGCGTCGACAACTTCCTGTACTCCGGCTACAACTACACACTGAACGAGAACGGCACATTCGTGAAATACGGTGTGACGCCCCAGGATTACGAGACCGACGTGATCCGCGCCAAGTCCGAGCGGTTCATCACCGATGCCGCCGCGTCGGGGCAGCCGTTCTTCTGGTACGCCGTCTCGACCTCCCCGCACTTCCCGATCCCGCCCGCGCCCCGGCATCTGCCCGACACTCGGCCCACGGCCTCGCCGCGGTCGCCGAACTATCAGGAGCCCGACGTCTCCGATAAACCGTCGTGGCTGATCGACACCGCGGGCGCGCGGGCCGCGACGATCGCCGCGACCAACGACGTCGACTACACCAACCGGCTCGGCGCCCTGAAATCTCTCGACGACATGGTCTCGGGCATCGTCGACACTCTCGCCCGCACCGGCGAACTCGACAACACCTACCTGGTCTTCACCTCCGACAACGGCTACAGTCTCGGCGCCCACCGCCTCACTCAGAAAATGGCTCCCTACGAAGAGTCCATGCGGGTGCCGCTGGCGATCGCGGGTCCCGGTATCCGGCCCGGCCGCAGCGCGGCCATGGCCCTCTCGATCGATCTCGCCCCGACGCTCTTCGACTGGGCCGGCGTACCGATCTCCGGACGGGTGGACGGCCGCTCCCTGGCGCCCGTGCTCTCCGGCGATACCAGCGGGTGGCGTGACGATTTCGCCGCCGAGTACGGGGGACCGGGCGACGACGGTCGCGACGGCATCGCCCAGGAGCAGATCCCCGGTACCGACTCCCCGCTCGTCTATGTACTGGATATGCCGTCCTGGAGCGCCGTACGCACGGCGAGTTATCTGTACGTGCGCTGGTACGAACGTGAACGCCCGCTCGACCAGCGCGAATACGAACTGTACGACCTGCGGGCCGACCCGTACCAGTTGACCAATCTGATCAAAACCCCCGCGGGGCGCGCCACCCACGCCGCCGTGGTCGCCGACCTGGACCGCCGTCTCGCGACGCTGACCACCTGCGCGGGATCCACTTGCCGCTAG
- a CDS encoding TetR family transcriptional regulator, with protein MAEAPNFHSEMRRVLRARVIDTARRLVCDEGWGAVNMSRVAKEVGVSRPVLYKEIGTKQDLADAVIAGELDTFLVGVTEAIATRPGDLLAGITAAAEYTLRTAADNTLLKAILAGRSSADTTLLPALMTEPEPVLGRASAAVTVVLCAQYDLGAFTDDEIGTRVEAVVRLVLSHLFQPAGAVDRAVAQVALVAGCIFTREPRSGD; from the coding sequence GTGGCTGAAGCGCCGAACTTCCACAGCGAGATGCGCCGAGTACTCCGCGCCCGTGTTATCGACACCGCCCGCCGCCTGGTCTGCGACGAGGGCTGGGGCGCGGTCAACATGTCCCGGGTGGCCAAGGAAGTCGGCGTGAGCCGCCCCGTGCTCTACAAAGAGATCGGCACCAAGCAGGACCTGGCCGACGCGGTCATCGCCGGCGAACTCGACACATTTCTGGTCGGCGTCACCGAGGCCATCGCCACCCGGCCCGGCGACCTTCTCGCCGGAATCACCGCCGCGGCGGAGTACACCCTGCGCACCGCGGCGGACAACACGCTGCTCAAAGCCATACTCGCGGGCCGTTCCAGCGCCGACACGACGCTGCTGCCCGCGCTCATGACCGAACCGGAACCCGTCCTGGGTCGCGCTTCCGCCGCGGTCACCGTCGTGCTGTGCGCGCAGTACGATCTCGGCGCGTTCACCGACGACGAAATCGGTACCCGGGTCGAAGCGGTGGTCCGGCTGGTGCTGAGCCACCTGTTCCAGCCCGCGGGCGCCGTCGACCGCGCCGTCGCCCAGGTCGCACTCGTCGCGGGCTGCATATTCACCCGCGAGCCGCGAAGCGGCGACTGA
- a CDS encoding rubredoxin, whose protein sequence is MATGYKLFQCVQCGFEYDEALGWPEDGIAPGTRWDDIPDDWSCPDCGAAKADFVMVEVSRA, encoded by the coding sequence GTGGCCACCGGATACAAGTTGTTCCAATGCGTGCAATGCGGCTTCGAATACGACGAGGCGCTGGGCTGGCCGGAGGACGGCATCGCGCCGGGGACCCGATGGGACGATATCCCCGACGACTGGTCGTGCCCGGATTGCGGTGCGGCGAAGGCGGATTTCGTCATGGTCGAGGTCAGCCGCGCATGA
- a CDS encoding ATP-binding cassette domain-containing protein has protein sequence MTSSAIAASGLRKAYGDRTVLDGIDLDIGAGTIFSLLGPNGAGKTTTVNVLTTLLKADGGTARVAGHDIASETEAVRAAIGVTGQFAAVDDLLTGEENLRLMADLHRLRGEQSKRVVADLLERFDLAESARKRAATYSGGMRRKLDLAMTLVTKPEIVFLDEPTTGLDPRSRRTMWEIVRDLTSDGVTIFLTTQYLEEADQLADRIAVLDQGRIVAEGTPEDLKRRVPGSYIQFRFTDATELDAAARVLSGADRDDDALTLRVPGEGGTKSLRRLLNRLDESSIEAAEVSVHTPDLDDVFLSLTGHATTEVVAQ, from the coding sequence ATGACGAGTTCAGCAATCGCGGCCTCCGGGCTGCGGAAGGCATACGGGGACAGAACCGTCCTCGACGGCATCGATCTGGATATCGGTGCCGGCACGATTTTCTCCCTACTCGGTCCGAACGGCGCGGGCAAGACGACCACGGTGAACGTGCTGACCACGCTGTTGAAGGCCGACGGTGGCACGGCGCGTGTCGCCGGGCACGATATCGCGTCCGAGACCGAGGCGGTGCGTGCGGCGATCGGGGTCACCGGCCAGTTCGCGGCGGTGGACGATCTGCTGACCGGAGAGGAAAACCTGCGATTGATGGCGGACTTACACCGCTTGCGGGGCGAGCAGAGCAAGCGCGTGGTCGCCGACCTGCTGGAGCGATTCGATCTGGCGGAGTCGGCGCGCAAGCGGGCGGCGACCTATTCCGGGGGTATGCGTCGCAAGCTGGATCTGGCGATGACTCTGGTCACCAAGCCGGAGATCGTTTTCCTCGACGAGCCGACAACGGGGCTGGATCCGCGTAGCCGGCGCACGATGTGGGAAATCGTGCGCGACCTGACGAGCGACGGTGTGACGATCTTCCTCACCACCCAGTACCTCGAGGAAGCCGATCAGCTCGCCGATCGGATCGCGGTGCTCGATCAGGGCCGCATCGTCGCCGAGGGCACACCGGAGGACCTCAAACGCCGCGTGCCCGGCAGCTACATCCAGTTCCGTTTCACCGATGCCACGGAACTGGACGCGGCGGCGCGGGTCCTGTCCGGCGCCGACCGCGACGACGACGCCCTGACCCTGCGGGTGCCGGGTGAGGGCGGGACGAAATCACTGCGCCGCCTGCTGAATCGGCTCGACGAATCCTCGATCGAGGCCGCGGAGGTCTCGGTCCACACCCCTGACCTCGATGACGTCTTCCTTTCCCTGACCGGTCACGCAACCACGGAGGTTGTCGCACAATGA
- a CDS encoding class I adenylate-forming enzyme family protein, with protein MNLTTMLESTVRRYPDKDAIVYGAERITYAELLSASERAARVLRERGVRPGDRVAVMTYNSPGFAVAAFGAWRAGAALVPVNHKLAPPEIEYTLAHCGAKVGVVSADLRANAQAGAPQVDWLLTELGDDAPAHADRDFDRLTGAAEKWAGAPVQESDIAQVLYTSGTTSAPKGCLHTHRSITTVAPYIANTLGLDQDERVLIAMPIWHAAPLNVWFITTIFLGGTIVLMREYHPLKFLETVQEQRITAFFGAPIAYLAPLQAARAAGKRPADFDFSSMRRWTYGGAPIGAEVARRLQREYRSENFYQVYGMSEMGPTGTALYPHEQITKAGSIGRCGMPGVDLRVVRPDGADAAPGETGEIWLAGDTRMIGYLNDAAATAEVFEGRWYRSGDVARLDKDGYVYIVDRTKDVIITGGENVYSQEVEEAIGRRSDVLDVAVIGRPHPEWGETVVAVVVAARGAVLELDDLRDELSDQLARYKIPRELVLVDELPRNPSGKLTKHVLRKQLITG; from the coding sequence ATGAACCTGACCACGATGCTGGAGAGCACCGTTCGCAGATACCCCGACAAGGACGCGATCGTCTACGGCGCCGAGCGGATCACCTACGCCGAATTGCTCTCCGCGTCCGAGCGGGCCGCGCGGGTGCTGCGCGAGCGCGGCGTCCGGCCGGGCGACCGGGTCGCGGTGATGACCTACAACAGTCCGGGGTTCGCGGTCGCGGCATTCGGCGCCTGGCGCGCGGGCGCGGCGCTGGTGCCGGTCAACCACAAGCTCGCGCCCCCGGAGATCGAGTACACGCTGGCCCACTGCGGGGCGAAGGTCGGCGTGGTGTCGGCGGATCTGCGAGCGAATGCGCAAGCCGGTGCGCCACAGGTCGATTGGCTGCTGACCGAACTCGGCGACGACGCGCCCGCACACGCCGATCGCGATTTCGACCGCCTGACCGGTGCGGCCGAAAAGTGGGCCGGGGCGCCGGTTCAGGAGTCCGATATCGCGCAGGTGCTCTACACCTCCGGCACCACCAGCGCACCGAAGGGATGCCTGCACACCCACCGCTCGATCACCACGGTCGCGCCCTATATCGCGAACACGCTCGGTCTCGACCAGGACGAGCGCGTATTGATCGCGATGCCGATCTGGCATGCCGCACCGCTCAACGTCTGGTTCATCACGACGATATTCCTGGGCGGCACGATCGTTCTGATGCGCGAGTACCACCCCCTGAAATTCCTGGAAACCGTCCAGGAACAGCGGATCACAGCGTTCTTCGGGGCGCCGATCGCCTACCTGGCACCGCTCCAGGCGGCACGGGCCGCCGGGAAGCGGCCGGCCGACTTCGACTTCTCGTCCATGCGCCGTTGGACCTATGGCGGCGCGCCCATCGGCGCCGAGGTCGCCCGCCGGCTCCAGCGGGAATACCGGTCCGAGAACTTCTACCAGGTGTACGGCATGAGCGAGATGGGCCCCACCGGCACCGCGCTGTACCCGCACGAACAGATCACCAAGGCCGGATCGATCGGCCGATGCGGTATGCCCGGGGTCGACCTTCGGGTCGTGCGACCCGACGGCGCCGACGCCGCGCCGGGCGAGACCGGGGAGATCTGGCTCGCCGGCGACACCCGGATGATCGGGTACCTGAACGACGCCGCGGCCACCGCGGAGGTATTCGAAGGCCGCTGGTATCGCAGCGGCGACGTCGCGCGGCTCGACAAGGACGGATACGTCTACATCGTCGACCGCACCAAGGACGTCATCATCACCGGCGGCGAGAACGTGTACTCCCAGGAAGTCGAGGAGGCGATCGGCCGCCGTTCCGATGTGCTGGACGTCGCGGTGATCGGCCGCCCGCATCCGGAGTGGGGCGAAACGGTGGTCGCCGTGGTCGTCGCGGCCCGCGGAGCAGTGCTCGAACTCGACGACCTGCGCGACGAACTCTCCGACCAGCTGGCCCGCTACAAGATTCCGCGCGAGTTGGTGCTGGTGGACGAACTGCCTCGAAACCCGTCGGGCAAGCTCACCAAACATGTCCTCCGGAAACAGCTGATCACCGGATGA
- a CDS encoding rubredoxin, whose protein sequence is MTVYACPVCGFHYNETTGAPREGFPAGTAWSSIPDDWCCPDCGVREKLDFEPVMTTKG, encoded by the coding sequence ATGACCGTCTACGCCTGCCCCGTCTGCGGCTTCCACTACAACGAAACCACCGGCGCGCCCCGGGAAGGATTTCCGGCGGGCACCGCATGGTCGTCGATCCCCGACGACTGGTGCTGCCCGGACTGCGGGGTCCGCGAAAAACTCGATTTCGAACCCGTCATGACGACGAAAGGATAA
- a CDS encoding acyl-CoA dehydrogenase family protein encodes MTAIAPAGFRTHEVFNQAPPRIGVNEYTSNVALVEGVSRHDADWATEALIDVGDLVGAESFQHDAELANTVTPVFHSHDRYGNRIDEVEFHPAYHRVIGAAVAHGAHTAAWARPRPGANVARAATFMLFAQVEAGHACPISMTHSVVPALEFSPEVAELWLPRLYGRGYDGRLRAPGDKSGVLFGMAMTEKQGGSDVRVNTTRAVANSDGTWSLTGHKWFCSAPMSDGFLILAQAQDPATAGDSAALSCFLVPRVLEDGTRNVFRIQRLKDKLGNKSNASSEIELDGTVGHLVGEPGRGVRTIIEMVSRTRLDCVYGSTAGMRQSVAEALWHVRHRSAFGATLIDQPAMTAVAADLALESEAATVTALRLARAHDADADESEKAFRRLATAVSKYWICKRGPHHAYEALECLGGNGYTESFPLARRYREQPVMAVWEGSGNVIALDVLRAMTREPESAHAFDAELATARGASALFDRHHDRMRRALTELSALPPERAQLRARAVASSMALGLQASLLLRYSPTAVAEAFLAARLGEDRDLQYGSLPAGTDFAAILARH; translated from the coding sequence ATGACAGCCATCGCTCCCGCGGGATTCCGCACCCACGAGGTGTTCAACCAGGCGCCCCCGCGGATCGGCGTGAACGAGTACACGTCGAACGTCGCGCTGGTCGAGGGGGTGTCACGGCACGACGCCGACTGGGCGACTGAGGCGCTGATCGACGTCGGCGATCTCGTGGGCGCGGAGTCCTTCCAGCACGATGCCGAGCTGGCGAACACCGTCACCCCGGTGTTCCACTCCCACGACAGGTACGGCAACCGGATCGATGAGGTCGAGTTCCATCCGGCCTACCACCGGGTAATCGGCGCCGCGGTGGCGCACGGCGCCCATACCGCCGCGTGGGCGCGACCGAGGCCCGGAGCGAATGTCGCGCGGGCCGCGACGTTCATGCTGTTCGCGCAGGTCGAAGCGGGGCACGCCTGTCCGATCTCGATGACCCACTCCGTTGTTCCGGCCCTCGAGTTCTCCCCCGAAGTCGCGGAATTGTGGTTGCCGCGGCTGTACGGCCGCGGCTACGACGGCCGCCTGCGGGCTCCCGGCGACAAATCCGGTGTGCTGTTCGGGATGGCGATGACCGAGAAACAGGGCGGCTCCGATGTCCGGGTCAACACCACCCGCGCGGTCGCGAACTCGGACGGGACCTGGTCGCTGACCGGCCACAAGTGGTTCTGCTCGGCCCCCATGTCCGACGGATTCCTGATCCTCGCGCAGGCCCAGGACCCGGCCACGGCCGGCGACTCCGCGGCTCTCTCGTGCTTCCTCGTACCGCGGGTACTCGAGGACGGCACCCGCAACGTATTCCGGATCCAGCGACTGAAGGACAAGCTCGGCAACAAGTCCAACGCGTCCTCGGAAATCGAACTCGACGGCACTGTGGGCCATCTCGTCGGTGAGCCGGGGCGTGGGGTGCGCACCATCATCGAGATGGTTTCCCGGACCCGCCTGGACTGCGTGTACGGCTCGACCGCGGGTATGCGCCAGTCCGTCGCCGAGGCACTGTGGCATGTCCGGCATCGCAGTGCCTTCGGTGCGACGCTGATCGATCAGCCCGCCATGACCGCGGTCGCCGCCGACCTCGCGCTCGAGTCCGAGGCCGCTACGGTCACCGCGCTGCGGCTCGCCCGTGCGCACGACGCGGATGCCGACGAGAGCGAAAAGGCGTTCCGCCGGCTCGCCACCGCGGTGTCGAAGTATTGGATCTGCAAGCGTGGCCCCCACCATGCCTACGAGGCTCTCGAATGCCTCGGCGGCAACGGCTACACCGAGTCGTTCCCGCTGGCGCGCCGCTACCGGGAGCAGCCGGTCATGGCTGTATGGGAGGGCTCGGGCAATGTCATCGCCCTGGACGTCCTGCGGGCGATGACTCGTGAACCCGAGTCGGCACACGCTTTCGACGCCGAACTCGCCACGGCCCGCGGTGCGTCCGCCCTCTTCGATCGGCATCACGATCGCATGCGGCGCGCGCTCACCGAATTATCGGCCCTTCCGCCCGAGCGGGCGCAGTTACGGGCCCGCGCTGTGGCGTCCTCGATGGCGCTGGGCCTGCAGGCGTCGCTGCTGTTGCGGTATTCGCCGACGGCCGTCGCCGAGGCGTTTCTCGCGGCCCGGCTGGGCGAAGATCGTGACCTGCAGTACGGATCCTTGCCTGCGGGTACCGATTTCGCCGCCATCCTCGCTCGGCACTGA
- a CDS encoding SAM-dependent methyltransferase, which yields MPDGPIDLRTDVAHPARMYDYFLGGKDSYDADRAAAEQALQDFPAVRLTARTNREFMRHATRYLTEQGIRQFLDIGTGIPTEPNLHQVAQGLAPKSRVVYVDNDPIVLAHARALLVSAEEGRTAYIQADAGQPAAILAAPELRATLDLSQPVAVSLMALLHFVPGDVYDIVNTLMAALAPGSYLAMSHVTTDFDEGPDDPDGMARLLQVYKDRGIPVRPRSRAEVARFFEQLELVDPGVEVIHRWRTAGIEHPKSHDKKVSLYGAVGRKL from the coding sequence GTGCCCGACGGCCCTATCGATCTGCGTACCGATGTGGCGCACCCCGCCCGGATGTACGACTACTTTCTCGGCGGCAAGGATTCCTACGATGCCGACCGGGCCGCCGCCGAGCAGGCACTCCAGGATTTCCCGGCCGTCCGGTTGACCGCGCGCACCAACCGCGAGTTCATGCGCCATGCCACTCGCTACCTCACCGAACAGGGCATCCGCCAGTTCCTCGATATCGGCACCGGTATCCCCACCGAGCCCAACCTGCACCAGGTCGCCCAGGGCCTGGCGCCGAAATCGCGGGTGGTGTACGTGGACAACGACCCGATCGTGCTCGCGCACGCGCGGGCGCTGCTGGTGAGCGCCGAAGAGGGCCGCACCGCCTATATCCAGGCCGATGCCGGACAGCCGGCGGCCATCCTCGCCGCACCGGAACTGCGTGCGACGCTGGATTTGTCACAGCCGGTGGCGGTCTCGCTCATGGCTCTGCTCCACTTCGTGCCCGGCGACGTCTACGACATCGTGAACACATTGATGGCGGCGCTGGCGCCGGGTTCCTATCTGGCGATGTCGCATGTCACGACGGACTTCGACGAAGGCCCCGACGATCCCGACGGGATGGCACGGCTGCTGCAGGTGTACAAGGATCGCGGGATTCCCGTGCGGCCGCGTAGCCGCGCGGAGGTCGCGCGGTTCTTCGAGCAACTGGAGTTGGTGGATCCCGGCGTCGAGGTCATCCACCGATGGCGCACCGCGGGTATCGAGCATCCGAAGAGCCACGACAAGAAGGTGTCGCTCTACGGCGCAGTGGGCCGGAAGCTCTAG
- a CDS encoding alkane 1-monooxygenase, with protein MTTTSRREQRGDAAPPQWRDRKRYLWLFGLVAPTALGLGAALVWVFNRLGWHQTAPVWWWIGPLLVYVLLPILDRFFGPDGQNPPEEIMEQLEHDKYYRYCVYAFIPFQLFSLIFAAYLWTAADLSWLGVDGGLGPWSKIGVALSIGVMGGVGINTAHELGHKKDELERWLSKITLAQTGYGHFYIEHNRGHHVRVATPEDPASARFAESFWSFLPRSVWGSLRSAWTLECTRFQRMGKSPWTIRNDVLNAWLMTVVLWGVLAAVFGPGVLPFLLLQAVYGFSLLETVNYLEHYGLLRTRTDSGRYERCAPAHSWNSDHIVTNIFLYHLQRHSDHHANPTRRYQTLRSVDGAPNLPSGYASMITLAYFPPLWRKVMDHRVLDHYRGDITRVNIQPRRRERVLARYGVADR; from the coding sequence ATGACGACGACGTCTCGGAGGGAGCAGCGCGGCGATGCGGCGCCGCCGCAGTGGCGCGACCGCAAGCGCTATCTGTGGTTGTTCGGGCTGGTCGCGCCGACCGCGCTCGGCCTGGGCGCGGCGCTGGTATGGGTCTTCAACCGGCTGGGCTGGCACCAGACGGCACCGGTCTGGTGGTGGATCGGACCACTGCTGGTCTATGTACTGCTGCCGATCCTGGATCGGTTCTTCGGACCGGACGGACAGAATCCACCCGAAGAAATCATGGAGCAGCTCGAGCACGACAAGTACTACCGCTACTGCGTCTACGCCTTCATCCCGTTTCAGCTGTTCAGTCTGATCTTCGCCGCCTACCTGTGGACCGCGGCGGATCTGTCCTGGCTGGGAGTCGACGGCGGACTCGGGCCGTGGTCGAAGATCGGGGTAGCACTCAGTATCGGCGTGATGGGCGGCGTCGGGATCAACACGGCCCACGAACTCGGGCACAAGAAAGACGAACTAGAACGCTGGCTGTCCAAGATCACACTCGCCCAGACCGGCTACGGCCACTTCTACATCGAACACAACCGAGGACATCATGTACGGGTCGCTACGCCGGAGGATCCGGCCAGCGCTCGGTTCGCCGAGTCCTTCTGGAGCTTCCTGCCGCGCAGCGTATGGGGCAGCCTACGATCGGCGTGGACATTGGAGTGCACGCGGTTCCAGCGTATGGGAAAAAGCCCGTGGACGATTCGCAACGATGTGCTCAACGCCTGGTTGATGACGGTTGTTCTGTGGGGTGTGCTGGCCGCGGTATTCGGCCCGGGAGTACTGCCGTTCCTGCTGCTCCAGGCCGTATACGGGTTCTCGCTGCTGGAAACGGTGAACTACCTCGAGCACTACGGGCTGCTCCGGACCCGGACGGACTCGGGCCGGTACGAGCGATGCGCCCCGGCGCACAGCTGGAACTCCGACCATATCGTCACCAATATCTTCCTCTACCACCTGCAGCGTCACAGCGATCATCACGCCAACCCGACGCGGCGCTACCAGACCCTGCGCAGCGTGGACGGCGCACCCAACCTGCCCAGCGGCTATGCCAGCATGATCACCCTTGCCTACTTCCCGCCGCTGTGGCGAAAGGTGATGGATCACCGCGTCCTCGACCACTACCGCGGCGATATCACCCGCGTGAACATTCAGCCCCGGCGGCGGGAACGCGTGCTGGCCCGGTACGGGGTGGCGGACCGATGA